A genome region from Hymenobacter tibetensis includes the following:
- a CDS encoding RagB/SusD family nutrient uptake outer membrane protein, whose amino-acid sequence MTISKFTCGAFLLSLGLLTGCGEKFLEETPSDQVTDVNFYQTQQDAIQATTAAYSELTKEGQYNLSMWAFDIMADISVTGGDDGNDGIEYKQLEAFNIPTTNIVANRLWGGSFIGIQRANLVLQKVPDIANMDPDIKKRCLGEAQFLRAKYYFDLVRAYGDVPLFTAPPANQAAVSIPRTPAAEVYKQIEQDLIAAIDNLPPSYSGADLGRATKWAATGLLAKVYITEASQGDASKKPLAAQRAREVINNSGKTLRTNYGDNFKVATENGAESLFEVQYVNGRNEYERNNVGSAMNEFFGPRGANQTPGSGYGFNIPEPDFVNGYEEGDQRKAVTIWVPGDTYPDGGKQSARATGSPFGYNCKKWFVGKVNTNIWDSGLNVPVLRLAEMYLIVAEALGPNTEGLEAINKVRRRAFGLPINTPSARDLTSATADFTAAVLRERKYELAFEFDRWFDLKRYHGTQYGLIPVMTAQANYLRSLNLGIVRGIPTEKNLVLPIPQSELDANSGLVQNPGY is encoded by the coding sequence ATGACTATCTCTAAATTCACCTGCGGCGCCTTCCTGCTGTCGTTAGGATTACTGACTGGCTGCGGCGAAAAGTTTCTGGAAGAAACTCCTTCCGACCAGGTTACGGACGTAAACTTCTATCAAACTCAGCAGGATGCTATTCAGGCCACTACAGCTGCCTATAGCGAACTGACCAAGGAAGGCCAGTACAACCTGTCGATGTGGGCCTTTGATATCATGGCCGATATATCGGTGACGGGCGGCGACGACGGCAACGACGGCATTGAATACAAGCAGCTCGAAGCCTTCAACATTCCTACCACCAACATCGTGGCCAACCGCCTGTGGGGCGGCAGCTTCATCGGGATACAGCGGGCCAACCTGGTACTGCAGAAGGTGCCGGACATCGCCAACATGGACCCCGACATCAAGAAGCGCTGCTTGGGCGAAGCACAGTTTCTGCGGGCCAAATACTACTTCGACTTGGTACGGGCCTATGGGGATGTTCCGCTGTTCACAGCACCACCTGCCAACCAGGCAGCTGTGAGCATTCCGCGCACGCCGGCTGCAGAAGTGTACAAGCAGATCGAGCAGGACCTGATTGCTGCTATCGATAACCTGCCGCCATCCTACAGCGGTGCTGATTTGGGCCGTGCTACCAAGTGGGCCGCCACGGGCCTGCTAGCCAAAGTATACATCACGGAAGCTTCCCAAGGCGACGCCAGCAAGAAACCACTGGCCGCCCAGCGTGCCCGCGAAGTAATCAACAACTCGGGTAAAACACTGCGGACCAACTACGGCGACAACTTCAAGGTAGCCACCGAAAACGGCGCCGAGTCGCTGTTTGAAGTACAGTACGTGAACGGCCGCAACGAGTATGAGCGCAACAACGTGGGCTCTGCTATGAACGAGTTCTTCGGGCCCCGCGGTGCCAACCAAACGCCCGGCAGCGGTTACGGTTTCAACATTCCAGAGCCCGATTTCGTGAACGGCTACGAGGAAGGCGACCAGCGCAAAGCCGTTACTATTTGGGTGCCCGGCGACACGTACCCGGATGGCGGCAAGCAGTCGGCACGCGCCACTGGCTCGCCCTTCGGCTACAACTGCAAAAAGTGGTTTGTAGGCAAAGTGAACACCAATATCTGGGATTCGGGCCTCAACGTACCGGTGCTTCGTCTGGCGGAAATGTACCTGATTGTAGCCGAAGCGCTGGGGCCAAACACCGAGGGCTTGGAAGCCATCAACAAGGTGCGGCGCCGGGCTTTCGGCCTCCCCATCAACACGCCCTCTGCTCGTGACCTGACCAGCGCTACCGCTGACTTCACAGCAGCCGTGTTGCGCGAGCGGAAGTATGAGTTGGCGTTCGAGTTCGACCGGTGGTTTGACTTGAAGCGCTACCACGGCACCCAGTACGGCCTGATACCCGTCATGACGGCGCAGGCCAACTATCTGCGCAGCCTGAACCTGGGCATCGTGCGCGGCATCCCAACCGAGAAAAACCTGGTACTGCCTATTCCGCAATCGGAATTGGATGCCAACTCCGGCCTGGTTCAGAATCCTGGCTACTAA
- a CDS encoding SusC/RagA family TonB-linked outer membrane protein, with product MNRTYYSYLGFRRVVPLAACGLLTLAMAPAQASSVAVSSRTVEADVPVSGRVTGEKGEPLPGVTIIVKGTTQGITTNSDGGFTLNAPEGSTLVFSYVGYGRKELAVTGATNSLNVSLIEDTRALSEVVVVGYGTQSRGSVTGAISSVGAAEIVRQPVPDVTQAIQGKVAGVTITSGGGAPGGAAGTAVRIRGISSAGLNSPLYVVDGFPLPTGVDGNGNATNNELNGISPNDIESIDILKDASATAIYGVRAANGVVVITTKRGKAGKTNINFDVYRGVQTLARKLDLLNAEEYATINNESLYAAGKPLALEKLRDPSTLGEGTDWQDLLFRRAKIQNYSLSATGGSEKARYALSGTYFQQDGILLGTKFERFTLRANGDVQVGKMLKLGNSISLTNLNDRQITSNDGEYGAVQQLLRMPPTVQPYRPDGYWYQPNSASDNFTEENPLATSQRVNQKFTRNRAITTFFAELEPLKGLRFRTNVGADLIFDNFNSFAPKGPELAGFTQRYITAGARATSSYAPSYLIENTITYDHLFAEKHQVTFLVGQSAQEFNYSNVEANRSMYLRNDLQVINAGPINALLTNAGAIDPSRRLASYFGRLNYEFSGKYIFQATARYDGSSRFQPGEKFGFFPGASAGWRISEEGFLQGNSTISNMKLRVGYGRVGNELNAGRFAYLYTINFGAVYPLGQDGAINTGGAPVRLRNPNLRWEYNDQTNIGLDLGFLDNRFEATIDLFNRNSPNLIAGVPPSYVSGTYESVNTNAASAYNRGIDFSFTSRNFTGVDQALSWTTTLNASAYKTKLESLGAGVPYNGLSSLSGVIVRYDVNQAFGSFYGYVKEGLFQTQSEVDASPRQPGAGPGDIRYRDLNGDNVITDADRKFIGNPNPNFTFGITNNFNYKNFDLSVFIQGSQGNDVYNLNRYITESALYSTTNGTTRVLKRWTGEGTSNDVPRAINGDPNNNLRVSTHFIEDGSYVRLKNLTLGYTLPKTLMSRISATQMRVYFTAQNLATLTKYTGYDPEVSISGVDRGIYPQTRVFMGGLNIGF from the coding sequence ATGAATCGTACTTATTACTCGTATCTGGGATTCCGACGCGTAGTACCTCTTGCAGCTTGCGGCTTACTGACTTTGGCTATGGCTCCTGCGCAAGCGAGCAGTGTAGCAGTGTCTAGCCGTACAGTTGAGGCCGATGTACCAGTATCAGGCCGCGTAACAGGCGAAAAAGGAGAGCCTTTACCCGGTGTTACCATCATCGTAAAAGGCACCACGCAAGGCATCACCACCAACTCCGACGGGGGCTTTACGCTCAACGCGCCGGAGGGGTCCACACTGGTGTTCAGCTATGTTGGCTACGGCCGCAAGGAGCTGGCCGTAACGGGCGCCACTAACAGCCTGAACGTAAGCTTGATAGAAGACACCCGGGCGCTGAGCGAAGTCGTGGTGGTTGGGTACGGCACTCAGTCGCGGGGTAGCGTAACAGGCGCTATTTCATCGGTGGGGGCCGCAGAAATTGTGCGCCAGCCCGTGCCAGATGTCACGCAGGCCATTCAAGGCAAAGTGGCCGGGGTAACTATTACCTCCGGCGGGGGTGCTCCAGGCGGAGCGGCGGGTACGGCGGTGCGCATCCGCGGTATATCGTCGGCGGGCCTCAATTCGCCTCTGTATGTAGTGGATGGCTTCCCGCTGCCCACTGGCGTGGACGGCAATGGCAACGCCACAAACAACGAATTGAACGGCATCAGCCCCAACGATATCGAATCTATTGATATCCTGAAGGATGCTTCGGCTACGGCTATCTACGGGGTGCGAGCTGCCAACGGGGTAGTTGTAATTACCACCAAGCGGGGCAAAGCCGGCAAAACCAACATCAACTTTGATGTTTACCGCGGTGTGCAGACACTAGCCCGCAAGCTAGACCTGCTCAACGCCGAGGAGTACGCTACTATCAACAACGAGTCACTATATGCAGCTGGCAAGCCGCTTGCCCTGGAGAAGCTGCGCGACCCGTCTACGTTGGGCGAAGGCACCGACTGGCAGGATTTACTGTTCCGCCGGGCTAAGATTCAGAACTACTCGTTGTCGGCGACTGGGGGCAGCGAGAAAGCGCGCTACGCCTTATCGGGCACCTACTTCCAGCAGGATGGTATCTTGCTAGGAACTAAGTTCGAGCGGTTTACGCTGCGTGCCAACGGCGACGTGCAGGTAGGCAAAATGCTGAAGCTGGGCAACAGCATCTCGCTCACCAACCTCAACGACCGCCAGATAACAAGCAACGACGGGGAATACGGAGCCGTGCAGCAACTGCTACGCATGCCCCCTACAGTACAGCCATATCGGCCGGATGGCTACTGGTACCAGCCCAACAGTGCTTCCGACAACTTCACGGAGGAAAACCCACTGGCTACTTCGCAGCGGGTCAACCAGAAATTCACGCGCAACCGGGCCATCACCACGTTCTTCGCCGAACTCGAGCCGCTTAAGGGGCTCCGCTTCCGTACCAACGTAGGTGCCGACCTGATATTCGACAACTTCAACAGCTTCGCGCCCAAAGGGCCGGAACTTGCGGGCTTCACCCAGCGCTACATTACGGCTGGGGCGCGTGCTACTTCCAGCTACGCTCCTAGCTACCTAATTGAGAATACCATCACCTACGATCATCTGTTCGCTGAAAAGCACCAAGTCACTTTCCTGGTGGGTCAGTCGGCGCAGGAGTTCAACTACAGCAACGTAGAAGCGAACCGCTCTATGTACCTGCGCAACGACTTGCAGGTAATCAACGCGGGTCCGATCAACGCCCTTCTTACCAATGCTGGCGCTATTGATCCTTCCCGGCGCCTGGCCAGCTACTTTGGCCGCCTCAACTACGAGTTTAGTGGCAAATACATCTTCCAGGCCACGGCCCGCTACGACGGCTCGTCGCGGTTTCAGCCCGGCGAGAAGTTCGGCTTCTTCCCTGGAGCATCGGCCGGCTGGCGCATTTCGGAAGAAGGCTTCTTGCAAGGCAACAGCACCATCAGCAACATGAAGCTGCGCGTGGGGTATGGCCGCGTAGGCAACGAGCTAAACGCAGGTCGTTTTGCCTACCTCTACACCATCAACTTCGGGGCGGTATATCCACTGGGACAAGATGGGGCCATCAATACGGGCGGTGCGCCAGTGCGTTTGCGTAACCCTAACCTGCGCTGGGAATACAACGACCAAACCAACATTGGCTTGGATCTGGGCTTCCTCGACAACCGTTTTGAGGCCACCATTGACCTCTTCAATCGGAATTCGCCGAACCTGATTGCCGGCGTACCTCCATCCTATGTGTCGGGTACGTACGAATCAGTGAATACCAACGCCGCATCGGCTTACAACCGCGGTATTGACTTCTCGTTCACCTCACGCAACTTCACCGGAGTTGATCAAGCGCTGAGCTGGACCACGACCCTGAACGCCTCGGCCTACAAAACCAAGCTGGAGTCGTTGGGTGCGGGGGTACCGTACAACGGATTAAGCTCTTTGAGCGGCGTTATTGTGCGCTACGACGTGAACCAGGCATTCGGCTCGTTCTACGGGTATGTGAAAGAGGGATTGTTCCAGACGCAGTCGGAGGTAGATGCTTCGCCGAGGCAGCCTGGCGCAGGCCCTGGCGATATTCGCTACCGCGACCTGAACGGCGACAACGTTATTACGGATGCTGACCGCAAGTTTATTGGCAATCCGAACCCAAACTTCACGTTCGGCATCACCAACAACTTCAACTACAAGAACTTTGATTTAAGCGTCTTCATCCAAGGTTCGCAGGGCAACGACGTGTACAACCTTAACCGCTACATCACGGAAAGCGCGTTGTACAGCACCACCAACGGTACCACCCGCGTGTTGAAGCGCTGGACCGGCGAAGGCACCAGCAACGACGTGCCACGAGCCATCAACGGTGACCCCAACAACAACCTACGGGTATCCACTCACTTCATTGAGGACGGCTCCTACGTGCGCCTCAAGAACCTAACGCTCGGTTATACGCTACCCAAAACGCTCATGAGCCGCATTTCGGCCACCCAGATGCGCGTGTACTTCACGGCCCAGAACTTAGCCACCCTCACCAAATACACCGGCTACGACCCTGAGGTAAGCATTAGCGGTGTCGACCGGGGTATCTACCCGCAAACACGGGTGTTCATGGGCGGCCTGAACATCGGGTTCTAA
- a CDS encoding 7TM diverse intracellular signaling domain-containing protein has translation MCCSINSPKLLCRARAWQWLWLLTIALLSATSSTGAPVVGSEKPIRVDALHDELPVELSNYSVLEDPSGQLTLRDVQRPQHASRFVLASRIDPTMEHVGSAYWLRLAVQAPGLQRQHWYLELFDSHLNNITFYPASDTEQGLVRTGADWPFASRPYSYKNFLMRLPLQPNESQTYYLRLQSNSKTSFLARLRTERGIAEQFPTEYGLLGGFYGILLIMVVYNFCLFVFTGEQTYLRYVVYVLSCSLVFLSEDGLGFQYFWPDQPLLNKIVAAGSPPLLLLSFGYYARQFLDTPQRLPQYDLWLRAIILLSVVALLLDALWWKTDDLGIGLYLLPYGMLLLAALRVWQRGFRPARFILLAHSLVAVGILFLILRKLGINTFTNTYTVYSMNAAFVLEVVVLSYALGDKMKSIQESTLRAQHSLVKQLRKKHEVQEQLVEQLRQNEELKDQLNSELEGLVTLRTQELQQQGETIAAQNRELLQANGLLALQSAAIEKLNAELQLDLQKAQTARVLSQEVDFGEFSQIYPDKDTCLTYLADLKWANGYQCRKCGHDNYCEGREAHSRRCTRCRYVESATANTLLQKCKFSIVKAFYAVFLLHTHKGNYSAQELSRVLDLRRATCWSFSQKVADAISRQTAEHPEDESWTRLLLDDSGNENDESGDEAAALVTDTRH, from the coding sequence ATGTGCTGCTCCATCAATTCCCCCAAACTTCTTTGCCGGGCGCGTGCTTGGCAATGGCTCTGGCTTCTGACCATAGCCCTCTTATCGGCCACTTCAAGCACCGGCGCCCCCGTCGTCGGTTCAGAAAAGCCCATCCGAGTTGACGCCCTCCACGACGAACTCCCGGTTGAGCTTTCCAACTACAGCGTACTAGAAGACCCCTCCGGACAGCTGACGTTGCGAGACGTACAGCGGCCCCAGCATGCATCGCGCTTTGTGTTGGCCTCACGTATAGACCCGACGATGGAACACGTTGGGTCCGCGTATTGGCTGCGCTTAGCGGTGCAGGCTCCGGGGCTGCAACGTCAGCACTGGTACCTAGAACTGTTTGATTCTCACCTAAACAACATCACGTTCTACCCGGCTTCCGATACGGAACAGGGCTTGGTACGCACTGGCGCCGACTGGCCTTTTGCCTCGCGGCCCTACAGCTACAAGAATTTCCTGATGCGCCTGCCGCTTCAGCCCAACGAGTCGCAGACTTACTACCTCCGGCTGCAATCAAATTCCAAAACCAGCTTTCTGGCCCGGCTACGTACGGAGCGGGGCATCGCAGAGCAATTCCCAACGGAGTACGGGTTGCTAGGCGGCTTCTATGGCATTCTGCTGATTATGGTGGTGTATAATTTCTGTTTGTTTGTCTTTACAGGCGAGCAAACTTATTTGCGCTACGTGGTATATGTGTTGAGTTGCAGCTTGGTGTTCTTATCGGAAGATGGGCTGGGCTTCCAATATTTTTGGCCCGACCAGCCCTTGCTCAACAAAATAGTAGCAGCGGGTTCGCCCCCCCTGCTGCTGCTCTCCTTTGGCTATTACGCCCGCCAGTTTCTGGACACCCCGCAGCGCCTACCGCAGTATGACCTTTGGCTACGGGCCATTATTCTGCTTAGCGTTGTGGCGCTGTTGCTGGATGCGCTCTGGTGGAAAACCGATGACTTAGGCATCGGGCTATACTTATTGCCGTATGGGATGTTGCTTTTGGCCGCACTACGGGTGTGGCAGCGCGGCTTTCGGCCAGCTCGGTTCATTTTATTGGCTCACTCGCTGGTGGCGGTTGGCATCTTGTTCCTGATCCTGCGCAAGCTTGGCATCAATACCTTCACTAATACCTACACCGTGTACAGCATGAACGCGGCGTTTGTGTTGGAAGTGGTGGTGCTGTCGTATGCCTTGGGCGACAAAATGAAGAGCATTCAGGAGTCGACGCTTAGGGCACAGCATAGCTTGGTGAAGCAACTCCGCAAAAAGCACGAGGTACAGGAACAACTCGTGGAACAGCTGCGCCAAAACGAAGAGCTGAAAGACCAGCTGAATTCGGAATTGGAAGGCTTGGTGACCCTACGCACCCAGGAGCTTCAGCAGCAAGGCGAAACCATAGCTGCCCAGAACCGGGAGTTGCTGCAAGCCAACGGGCTACTGGCACTACAGTCGGCGGCCATCGAAAAACTGAATGCCGAGCTGCAACTGGACCTGCAGAAGGCCCAAACTGCCCGGGTGCTTTCGCAAGAAGTGGACTTCGGGGAGTTCAGCCAAATCTACCCCGATAAAGACACATGCCTGACCTACTTAGCCGACCTGAAATGGGCCAACGGCTACCAATGCCGCAAGTGTGGACACGACAATTATTGCGAAGGCCGCGAGGCACATTCGCGTCGTTGTACCCGCTGCCGGTACGTAGAATCGGCTACGGCCAACACGCTGCTTCAGAAGTGTAAGTTCTCTATTGTGAAGGCATTTTATGCGGTGTTTTTGTTGCATACCCACAAAGGGAATTATTCGGCGCAAGAGCTTTCTCGGGTGCTTGATTTGCGCCGGGCCACCTGTTGGAGCTTCAGCCAGAAGGTAGCTGACGCCATAAGCCGGCAAACCGCCGAACATCCTGAAGATGAAAGCTGGACCCGTTTGCTGCTAGATGACTCTGGCAACGAGAACGACGAAAGCGGCGACGAAGCGGCGGCCCTCGTGACCGACACGAGACATTGA
- a CDS encoding PKD domain-containing protein: MNYTLNKAALVLLAGSLLLTACDKEDEGSLDGPKPTASFTATAPKVVGLTSEVTFTSTSTDAFLYQWDFGDGTIGSGQTVTHAYTRGGTFKAKLTAVGRGGATPSETQDVTIASTLNLVNQLLTGGSSRTWKLDNATAAPIVVGTEAAPTTYFPGVAAGDLPACQSDDEYTFSTSNTFTYDAKAETFYADRMNYSCQAPLSGTSPFVFGAATGTGLAQFTLSRAGAFIAATDASLTERVYRILSIDNQKMTLRAGSGQNGGTVFTIKMVVKP, from the coding sequence ATGAACTATACCTTGAACAAAGCAGCACTGGTCTTACTGGCCGGCTCGCTGCTACTCACGGCCTGCGACAAGGAAGACGAAGGCTCGTTGGACGGCCCCAAGCCCACAGCAAGCTTCACGGCTACTGCACCCAAAGTGGTTGGCCTGACTTCGGAAGTAACCTTCACCAGCACCAGCACCGATGCGTTTCTCTATCAGTGGGATTTCGGTGACGGAACCATTGGCTCGGGGCAGACCGTCACGCACGCTTACACCCGGGGCGGTACCTTCAAAGCCAAGCTAACGGCTGTGGGCCGTGGCGGGGCTACTCCGTCGGAAACGCAGGATGTCACCATTGCTTCCACGCTCAACCTTGTCAACCAGCTGCTCACGGGTGGCTCGTCGCGCACCTGGAAGCTCGACAACGCAACTGCTGCCCCTATAGTGGTGGGCACGGAAGCAGCGCCCACCACGTACTTTCCGGGCGTAGCGGCAGGTGATTTGCCAGCGTGTCAGTCGGATGATGAGTACACCTTCTCAACCAGCAACACCTTCACCTACGACGCCAAGGCCGAGACGTTCTACGCTGACAGAATGAATTACAGCTGTCAAGCTCCCCTTTCGGGCACCTCGCCGTTTGTATTTGGGGCGGCCACCGGAACTGGGCTAGCGCAGTTTACATTATCACGGGCTGGGGCTTTCATTGCGGCCACCGATGCTTCCCTGACGGAGCGCGTGTACCGCATACTAAGCATCGACAACCAGAAAATGACCCTGCGCGCCGGCAGCGGCCAGAATGGCGGCACCGTGTTTACTATCAAGATGGTAGTTAAGCCTTAG